In Xyrauchen texanus isolate HMW12.3.18 chromosome 23, RBS_HiC_50CHRs, whole genome shotgun sequence, a genomic segment contains:
- the LOC127617030 gene encoding E3 ubiquitin-protein ligase synoviolin produces the protein MVRAALVTATSLALTGAVIAHAYFLKNQFYPTVVYITKSSPSMAVLYIQAFVLVFLLGKLMRKVFFGQLRAAEMEHLIERSWYAVTETCLAFTVFRDDFSPRFVALFTLLLFLKCFHWLAEDRVDFMERSPNISWLFHFRVLSLMVLLGVFDFLFVNHACHSIITRGASVQLVFGFEYAILMTMLLTTFIKYMLHTIDLQSENPWDNKAVYMLYTELFTGFIKVLLYMAFMTIMIKVHTFPLFAIRPMYLAMRQFKKAVTDAIMSRRAIRNMNTLYPDATPEDLQATDNVCIICREEMVTGAKKLPCNHIFHSSCLRSWFQRQQTCPTCRMDVLRASQPNQTPAPPPPQAPAPAAPANVPPPVNVAPGMIPQFPPGLFPFWGPFPGAPPPPAAPGGQATTNTPQASADGTQTQGAESGASSSTQPIAESASAAPGAMPGFPFSMPPPFPSSPWMPMPPPPPFMSSMPPPPSTLSTMSEAELRELEQEGRQGLEARLQCLHNIHTLLDAAMLNIHHYLSTVATLSPPRSEANTSETSASANMESSSSMDNTEIPSQETEAQTIGSANGATGISQADSTTGGDKERKEEECDKDDDDGEPSAAELRRRRLRKLETAQPPDH, from the exons ATGGTGCGAGCCGCTCTAGTGACAGCCACCAGTTTGGCACTTACTGGCGCTGTGATTGCCCATGCCTATTTCCTCAAGAACCAGTTCTACCCGACGGTGGTATACATCACCAAAAGCAGCCCTAGTATGGCA GTTTTATACATTCAGGCTTTTGTGTTGGTATTCCTTCTGGGGAAATTAATGCGCAAGGTCTTTTTTGGCCAATTGAGAGCTGCTGAAATGGAG CACCTGATAGAGCGCTCCTGGTATGCAGTGACTGAGACCTGTTTGGCTTTCACAGTGTTTCGAGATGATTTCTCACCTCGCTTTGTGGCCCTTTTCACTTTGCTTCTGTTCCTCAAGTGCTTTCATTGGCTGGCTGAAGACAGGGTTGACTTT ATGGAAAGGAGTCCAAATATCTCATGGCTCTTCCACTTCAGAGTTCTCT CTCTAATGGTGTTGCTGGGAGTGTTCGACTTTCTATTTGTCAATCATGCCTGTCATAGCATTATAACAAGAGGCGCATCAGTGCAGCTGGTGTTTGGCTTTGAG TATGCCATTCTGATGACAATGTTGCTCACCACCTTCATCAAGTACATGTTACACACAATTGACCTGCAGAGTGAGAACCCATGGGACAATAAGGCTGTCTACATGCTGTACACTGAGCTCTTTACAG GTTTCATCAAGGTGCTCTTGTATATGGCGTTCATGACCATAATGATAAAAGTGCACACCTTCCCTCTGTTTGCAATTCGGCCCATGTATCTTGCAATGAG GCAATTCAAGAAGGCAGTAACAGACGCCATCATGTCTCGACGAGCCATTCGTAATATGAATACTCT CTATCCAGATGCCACCCCTGAGGACTTGCAAGCCACTGACAATGTGTGCATTATCTGTAGAGAAGAGATGGTGACAGGAGCCAAGAAACTTCCCTGCAACCACATCTTTCACTCAAG TTGCCTTCGCTCATGGTTCCAGAGGCAGCAGACATGTCCAACATGTCGTATGGATGTTCTCCGAGCATCCCAGCCAAATCAGACTCCTGCCCCACCTCCTCCACAGGCACCAGCCCCTGCTGCTCCTGCTAATGTACCTCCACCTGTCAACG TCGCCCCAGGTATGATTCCTCAGTTTCCTCCAGGACTTTTTCCGTTTTGGGGTCCCTTCCCTGGTGCACCTCCACCTCCTGCTGCCCCAGGTGGTCAAGCAACCACTAACACTCCACAGGCCAGTGCAGATGGAACGCAGACACAGGGAGCAG AATCAGGAGCCAGCAGCTCTACTCAGCCTATTGCAGAAAGTGCCTCTGCTGCTCCTGGAGCAATGCCCGGTTTCCCCTTTTCCATGCCACCGCCTTTCCCATCATCTCCATGGATGCCGATGCCTCCACCTCCACCCTTTA TGTCTTCAATGCCGCCTCCTCCATCAACTCTGTCCACCATGTCAGAGGCTGAGCTCAGAGAACTGGAGCAGGAGGGCAGGCAAGGTTTGGAAGCCAGGCTGCAGTGCCTTCACAACATCCACACACTGCTGGATGCTGCCATGCTCAACATTCACCACTACCTCAGCACGGTGGCTACATTAAG TCCTCCTAGATCAGAAGCCAACACTAGTGAGACTAGTGCATCAGCTAATATGGAGTCGTCTTCCTCCATGGACAACACTGAAATCCCCAGTCAGGAGACTGAGGCTCAAACCA TTGGATCTGCAAATGGAGCTACAGGCATTTCTCAAGCAGACTCAACCACAGGAGGGGACAAAGAAAGGAAGGAGGAAGAGTGTGACAAAGACGACGACGACGGCGAGCCGAGTGCAGCGGAGTTGAGGCGGCGGCGCCTCCGCAAGCTGGAGACGGCGCAACCTCCTGACCACTGA